Proteins encoded within one genomic window of Longimicrobium sp.:
- a CDS encoding pyridoxal phosphate-dependent aminotransferase produces the protein MTISTRSASHVSDKASRFTESVIREMTREAMKYGAINLAQGFPDFGAPEAIKQAAMDAIAADVNQYAITWGARDFRQALAHKTAWHLGMEIDPEREVTVTCGSTEAMIATLMATVNPGEEVIVFEPFYENYGPDAILSGASPVYVKLYAPTWSFDRDELRAAFSGCTRAIILCNPNNPVGKVFTREEMEFIAGLCREHDVLCITDEIYEHILYSHADGTPARHICMAQLDGMRERTVVVNSMSKTYSVTGWRVGYCIAPPQITSAIRKVHDFLTVGAAAPLQAAGAFALSLPPEYYHKLRADYQARLDLVLPALEKAGFGVTRPEGAYYVMTDISAFGFGNDVEFAMHLVREIGVACVPGSSFYHRPEDGANQVRFCFCKKDETLLGAVERLAKLV, from the coding sequence ATGACCATCTCCACCCGCTCCGCCTCGCACGTATCCGACAAGGCCAGCCGCTTCACCGAGTCCGTCATCCGCGAGATGACGCGCGAGGCCATGAAGTACGGCGCCATCAACCTGGCGCAGGGATTTCCCGACTTCGGCGCGCCGGAGGCCATCAAGCAGGCGGCGATGGATGCGATCGCGGCCGACGTCAACCAGTACGCCATCACCTGGGGCGCGCGCGACTTCCGGCAGGCGCTGGCGCACAAGACGGCGTGGCACCTGGGGATGGAGATCGATCCCGAGCGCGAGGTCACCGTTACCTGCGGCAGCACCGAGGCCATGATCGCCACGCTGATGGCCACGGTGAACCCCGGCGAGGAAGTGATCGTCTTCGAGCCGTTCTACGAGAACTACGGGCCCGACGCCATCCTGTCGGGCGCCAGCCCGGTGTACGTCAAGCTCTACGCGCCCACCTGGAGCTTCGACCGCGACGAGCTGCGCGCCGCCTTTTCCGGATGCACGCGGGCCATCATCCTGTGCAATCCCAACAACCCCGTGGGCAAGGTGTTCACCCGCGAGGAGATGGAGTTCATCGCCGGGCTGTGCCGCGAGCACGACGTGCTGTGCATCACCGACGAGATCTACGAGCACATCCTCTACTCGCACGCCGACGGCACGCCGGCGCGGCACATCTGCATGGCGCAGCTGGACGGGATGCGCGAGCGGACGGTGGTGGTCAACTCCATGTCGAAGACCTATTCCGTCACAGGGTGGCGCGTGGGCTACTGCATCGCCCCGCCCCAGATCACCAGCGCCATCCGCAAGGTGCACGACTTCCTTACCGTCGGCGCGGCGGCCCCGCTGCAGGCGGCGGGGGCGTTCGCGCTGTCGCTGCCGCCGGAGTACTACCACAAGCTGCGCGCCGACTACCAGGCGCGGCTGGACCTGGTCCTTCCCGCGCTGGAAAAGGCCGGGTTCGGCGTAACGCGGCCGGAGGGCGCGTACTACGTGATGACCGACATCAGCGCGTTCGGATTCGGGAACGACGTGGAGTTCGCCATGCACCTGGTGCGCGAGATCGGCGTGGCGTGCGTGCCCGGCAGCAGCTTCTACCACC